Proteins from one Deinococcus grandis genomic window:
- a CDS encoding glutathione-independent formaldehyde dehydrogenase encodes MKAVIYNGPRDIRVVDVADPQIEQPTDVLVKITSTNICGSDLHMYEGRTDIECGRVLGHENLGEVVEIGRAVYRIKVGDKVCLPFNIGCGFCRNCEKGLTGACLTVAPGQAGAAYGFADMGPFQGGQAQYLRVPFGDFNCLKLPEDAAEKEDDYVMLADIFPTGWHATRLANLMPGDSIAIYGAGPVGLMAAYSAMIQGARQVIVVDRHKDRLKLAEQIGAIAVNDAEHDPVEQIMELTNGRGTDKGCECVGWQCHDHGGQEIPNLTMNNLVKTTRATGQIGVVGVFVPQDPKSPDNLMKRGQIAFDIGNFFFKGLRMGSGQANVKAYNRELRDLIHADRAKPSFLVSHRLPLEQAPDAYKNFDNRTDGWTKVILKPNE; translated from the coding sequence ATGAAAGCTGTCATTTACAACGGACCGCGTGATATTCGCGTTGTCGACGTGGCCGACCCCCAGATTGAGCAACCCACCGATGTGCTGGTGAAAATCACGAGTACCAACATCTGCGGTTCCGACCTGCACATGTACGAGGGCCGCACCGACATCGAGTGCGGGCGGGTGCTTGGGCATGAAAACCTGGGTGAAGTGGTGGAAATCGGCCGGGCGGTGTACCGCATTAAGGTGGGTGACAAGGTCTGTCTGCCGTTCAATATCGGCTGTGGCTTCTGCCGGAACTGCGAAAAGGGGTTGACTGGAGCCTGCCTGACGGTGGCGCCGGGGCAGGCCGGGGCTGCCTACGGGTTTGCCGACATGGGCCCGTTTCAGGGTGGACAGGCCCAGTACTTGCGGGTGCCCTTCGGTGATTTCAACTGCCTGAAGCTCCCCGAGGACGCCGCCGAGAAAGAGGACGACTATGTGATGCTGGCCGACATTTTTCCGACGGGCTGGCACGCCACGCGGCTCGCCAATCTGATGCCCGGTGACAGCATCGCGATTTATGGGGCGGGACCAGTGGGACTGATGGCCGCTTACTCCGCCATGATTCAGGGGGCCCGGCAAGTCATCGTGGTCGACCGCCACAAGGATCGCCTGAAGCTGGCCGAACAGATCGGAGCCATTGCTGTCAACGACGCCGAGCACGACCCAGTCGAACAGATCATGGAACTGACGAACGGCCGGGGTACAGATAAGGGCTGCGAATGTGTGGGCTGGCAGTGCCACGACCACGGCGGACAGGAGATCCCCAACCTGACCATGAACAATCTGGTGAAGACCACTCGCGCCACAGGGCAGATCGGCGTGGTGGGTGTCTTCGTTCCGCAGGATCCGAAATCGCCGGACAACCTGATGAAGCGAGGTCAGATTGCCTTCGACATCGGCAATTTCTTCTTCAAGGGCCTGCGGATGGGTTCGGGGCAAGCCAACGTGAAGGCGTATAACCGGGAGTTGCGCGACCTGATTCACGCTGATCGTGCCAAGCCATCATTCCTGGTGTCGCACCGCCTGCCGCTGGAACAGGCCCCCGACGCATACAAAAACTTCGATAACCGCACAGACGGCTGGACGAAGGTGATCCTCAAACCCAACGAGTAG
- a CDS encoding ferritin-like domain-containing protein: protein MRYHTLNDLYVSLLRDLYSAEQQLLIALPVMAQSAVTPKLKEGFELHLTQTQEHVKRLEKIFSGLGESPLGKVSGAMLGLVREGNDIITGNEPGIVRDAALIMAAQRVEHLEIASYGTAATYAGLLGEAKAVKLLETTLKEEEETDQQLTVVASAINPKAV, encoded by the coding sequence ATGCGCTATCACACTCTCAATGACCTGTACGTCTCCCTTCTGCGTGACCTTTACTCCGCGGAGCAGCAACTGCTCATCGCGCTTCCCGTGATGGCGCAGTCGGCGGTGACGCCAAAGCTGAAAGAAGGCTTCGAACTCCACCTGACGCAGACGCAAGAACATGTCAAGCGCCTGGAAAAGATCTTCTCTGGGTTGGGCGAGTCTCCGCTCGGCAAGGTCAGCGGCGCGATGCTCGGGCTGGTGAGGGAAGGCAACGACATCATCACCGGCAACGAGCCGGGCATCGTACGTGACGCCGCCCTGATCATGGCTGCGCAGCGGGTCGAGCACCTGGAAATCGCCAGCTATGGCACCGCCGCCACCTATGCGGGTCTGCTGGGTGAGGCGAAGGCGGTCAAACTGTTGGAAACCACCCTGAAGGAAGAGGAAGAAACCGACCAACAGCTCACGGTCGTGGCCAGCGCGATCAATCCCAAAGCGGTCTAA
- a CDS encoding IS6 family transposase yields MTDRYRHRFPLSVIGYALRLYHRFPLSQRDVQELLHERGIQVSHETLRPWNIKFAPLLTEELRHREPRRGSRWYLDEVYVEVGGQKHWLWRAVDDDGAVLDILLQEHRDTRAARSFFVRLLGEYDVPEAIHTDKLWSYGTAIRALPVLHAVEHVQVVSAARCNNLVEQSHRPTRQQQRSQLGSKRRQRTQEFLALHARVSNLHRHTRTTVSADLRRRNQTETLRLWREVMQQVA; encoded by the coding sequence GTGACTGACCGCTACCGCCACCGTTTTCCCCTGAGCGTGATCGGCTACGCTCTGCGGCTGTACCACCGCTTCCCACTCAGCCAGCGGGACGTTCAAGAACTGCTCCACGAGCGCGGCATCCAAGTCAGTCACGAAACGCTGCGGCCATGGAACATCAAGTTCGCCCCCCTCCTCACTGAGGAGTTGCGCCATCGGGAACCCCGACGGGGTTCCCGATGGTATTTGGACGAGGTATACGTCGAGGTCGGTGGACAGAAGCATTGGCTTTGGAGGGCGGTGGATGACGATGGAGCTGTGCTGGACATCCTGCTTCAAGAACATCGCGACACCCGAGCGGCCAGGTCCTTTTTCGTCCGCCTGCTCGGGGAATACGACGTACCGGAGGCCATTCACACTGACAAGCTCTGGAGCTATGGCACCGCCATTCGGGCACTTCCCGTGCTCCACGCCGTGGAGCACGTCCAGGTCGTGTCCGCGGCCCGGTGCAACAACTTGGTCGAGCAGTCGCATCGACCCACACGGCAACAGCAGCGAAGTCAACTGGGATCCAAACGACGACAGAGAACGCAAGAATTTCTGGCCCTGCATGCCCGAGTCTCGAACCTTCACCGCCACACCCGGACAACCGTTTCCGCCGATCTTCGAAGACGCAACCAGACCGAGACACTTCGCCTCTGGCGAGAAGTGATGCAGCAGGTCGCTTGA
- a CDS encoding IS3 family transposase, protein MTPAERRAAARQLVAAQVKPERACLLVGIPRSTWYDRPKPRQDGDFRQRIRELALVHPRRGYRFIHALLVQEGHRVNRKKVRRIWREEHLTVTTRRRQKIRTGASVPMQAEFPDHVWTYDFLFDQTLEGTTLKILTLTDEFTRQSLALRVAESFTSMDVKDVLHEVIAKRGAPGFIRVVLAT, encoded by the coding sequence GTGACGCCCGCCGAGAGACGGGCGGCAGCGAGGCAGCTCGTTGCCGCCCAGGTCAAGCCCGAACGGGCTTGCCTCCTGGTGGGCATTCCCAGATCCACGTGGTACGACCGTCCCAAGCCGCGCCAGGATGGGGACTTCCGGCAGCGCATTCGCGAACTGGCCCTTGTGCATCCCCGACGCGGGTACCGCTTCATTCACGCGCTGCTCGTCCAGGAAGGACATCGCGTCAACCGGAAGAAGGTCCGGCGCATCTGGCGCGAGGAGCACCTGACGGTCACGACCAGACGCCGACAGAAGATCCGCACGGGGGCGAGTGTTCCCATGCAGGCTGAGTTCCCGGATCACGTGTGGACGTACGACTTCCTCTTCGATCAGACCCTGGAGGGGACGACGTTGAAGATCCTGACGCTGACTGACGAGTTCACCCGTCAGTCCCTGGCGCTGCGGGTGGCGGAGTCCTTCACGTCCATGGACGTGAAGGACGTCCTGCACGAGGTCATTGCCAAGCGTGGCGCGCCAGGATTCATTCGCGTGGTTCTGGCAACTTAA
- a CDS encoding transposase, which yields MKNRQFSEDQIIKLLQDAKKGEKPVEDLCRDFGCSPASFYAWKKKYGDTAPDEAKRLRRLEKENARLLKIVGQQRLEIDAMKDVIQKKR from the coding sequence ATGAAAAACCGGCAGTTCAGCGAAGATCAGATCATCAAGCTGCTCCAGGACGCCAAAAAGGGCGAGAAGCCAGTCGAGGACCTGTGCCGTGACTTCGGCTGCAGTCCGGCGTCCTTTTACGCCTGGAAGAAGAAGTATGGCGATACGGCGCCCGACGAAGCCAAACGGCTTCGTCGTCTGGAGAAGGAGAACGCCCGCCTCCTGAAAATTGTCGGGCAGCAGCGCTTGGAGATCGATGCCATGAAGGACGTGATCCAGAAAAAGCGGTGA